Proteins co-encoded in one Octopus bimaculoides isolate UCB-OBI-ISO-001 chromosome 7, ASM119413v2, whole genome shotgun sequence genomic window:
- the LOC106870669 gene encoding sodium-dependent proline transporter isoform X1 produces the protein MAATRSQSHVQDRITRPLDSRNDAQVDLLRGTEKYSDPRSAEEGTTRKSTTWLNEPYRGTAINDTPSSLAEDVSSSAVLTQLDGDGLVERGNWSGRFDFLMSLLGYSVGLGNVWRFPYLAYSNGGGAFLFPFILMLILIGTPLMFMELAFGQFASLGPAAIFDRFCPLFHGLGIAMICVSSLVAVYYTVIIAWTILYLFMSFTSELPWESCGEEWKTQFCYTYKEADACAKINGSVYYNQTCFNATYAASENIVELAKNSSIRHVPAQDFFERHVLNISSGIEHLGDIRWQVVLCLLCAWTLTFFSLSKGVKSTGKVVYFTALFPYVVLCILFVRGVTLPGSLKGIIFYVTPEFHLLKSAKVWKEAAVQIFFSLSPAWGGLITLASYNKFHNNCYKDALIVSIGNICTSIFAGFVIFSIIGYLANELDMPVDKVVDQGAGLAFIVYPDVVTRLPISPLWSFLFFFMLLTLGMGSEFALLETIMTAVQDLYPALRQKKTWVVLTVCILGFLSGLTVCTDGGMYILQLMDSYAASWAVFLMAIIECVLIGWVHGAQEFIIEVELMIGQRSRNFHKYFSIFWKYISPATLTLLMVFNAIQYEPLEYDTYVYPGWANAIGWLMALAPIMMIIAIAVFRLLTTHRDLPFKKRVKELLKHTSGWGPNKFQKAEEEENRNRTIENPNFTVGNPQETRI, from the exons ACGCCGTCATCACTTGCTGAAGATGTTTCCAGTAGTGCAGTTCTTACACAGTTGGATGGGGATGGTCTCGTGGAACGGGGGAACTGGAGTGGACGGTTCGATTTCCTCATGTCCTTATTGGGGTATTCCGTGGGTCTCGGCAACGTGTGGAGGTTTCCCTACCTAGCATACAGCAATGGAGGGg GGGcatttcttttcccttttatatTGATGTTGATATTAATTGGAACACCATTGATGTTTATGGAGCTTGCTTTCGGCCAGTTTGCATCTCTGGGTCCAGCTGCTATCTTCGACCGATTCTGTCCTTTATTTCATG GTCTTGGTATTGCCATGATATGTGTATCAAGTCTGGTGGCTGTCTACTATACAGTAATTATAGCCTGGACAATTCTGTACCTGTTCATGTCGTTTACATCAGAACTTCCTTGGGAAAGCTGTGGAGAAGAATGGAAAACACAAT TTTGTTACACTTACAAAGAAGCAGACGCTTGTGCCAAAATAAACGGCAGTGTATATTATAATCAAACTTGCTTCAACGCAACATATGCTGCATCAGAAAACATAGTAGAACTTGCCAAAAATTCATCAATACGACATGTTCCAGCTCAAGATTTCTTTGA GCGCCATGTCTTGAACATATCTTCTGGTATTGAACACTTAGGTGATATCAGATGGCAGGTTGTCCTGTGTCTTCTTTGTGCATGGACTttgacatttttctctctcagtaAAGGAGTGAAATCAACAGGAAAA GTGGTGTATTTCACTGCGCTATTCCCCTATGTTGTACTTTGTATCCTGTTTGTTCGAGGTGTGACGTTACCTGGTTCATTAAAAGGAATTATATTTTACGTCACTCCAGAGTTCCACTTATTAAAATCTGCTAAG GTGTGGAAAGAAGCAGCTGTGCAGATATTTTTCTCACTTAGTCCAGCCTGGGGCGGACTGATAACACTTGCCAGTTATAACAAGTTCCATAACAACTGTTATAA aGATGCATTGATTGTATCAATTGGCAACATTTGTACCAGCATTTTTGCTGGTTTTGTTATATTCTCTATCATTGGTTATTTGGCGAATGAACTCGATATGCCTGTTGATAAAGTTGTTGATCAAG GTGCTGGTTTAGCATTCATTGTATACCCTGATGTTGTAACCAGGTTACCAATATCTCCATTGTggtccttcctctttttcttcatgCTGTTGACTCTTGGAATGGGGAGTGAA tttGCTCTCTTGGAAACCATTATGACTGCTGTACAAGATCTGTATCCAGCTCTACGGCAGAAAAAAACATGGGTTGTTTTAACAGTTTGCATACTTGGTTTCCTCTCTGGTCTTACGGTTTGTACTGAT gGTGGCATGTATATCCTGCAACTGATGGACTCGTACGCGGCCAGTTGGGCTGTTTTCCTAATGGCTATCATTGAATGTGTTCTCATTGGATGGGTTCATG GAGCTCAGGAGTTTATCATTGAAGTTGAATTGATGATTGGTCAGCGCAGCCGaaatttccataaatatttcTCTATCTTCTGGAAATATATCTCACCTGCAACATTGACG CTGTTGATGGTCTTCAATGCTATCCAATACGAACCTCTGGAATATGATACGTACGTCTACCCTGGCTGGGCTAATGCTATTGGCTGGTTAATGGCATTGGCACCTATCATGATGATAATTGCTATTGCTGTTTTCAGATTATTAACAACTCACAGAGACCTCCCATTCAAAAAG agaGTAAAAGAACTGCTGAAACACACTTCAGGATGGGGTCCAAACAAGTTTCAaaaagctgaagaagaagaaaatcgtAACAGAACAATAGAAAACCCCAATTTCACAGTTGGTAATCCACAGGAGACAAGGATATAA
- the LOC106870669 gene encoding sodium-dependent proline transporter isoform X3, translating to MAATRSQSHVQDRITRPLDSRNDAQVDLLTPSSLAEDVSSSAVLTQLDGDGLVERGNWSGRFDFLMSLLGYSVGLGNVWRFPYLAYSNGGGAFLFPFILMLILIGTPLMFMELAFGQFASLGPAAIFDRFCPLFHGLGIAMICVSSLVAVYYTVIIAWTILYLFMSFTSELPWESCGEEWKTQFCYTYKEADACAKINGSVYYNQTCFNATYAASENIVELAKNSSIRHVPAQDFFERHVLNISSGIEHLGDIRWQVVLCLLCAWTLTFFSLSKGVKSTGKVVYFTALFPYVVLCILFVRGVTLPGSLKGIIFYVTPEFHLLKSAKVWKEAAVQIFFSLSPAWGGLITLASYNKFHNNCYKDALIVSIGNICTSIFAGFVIFSIIGYLANELDMPVDKVVDQGAGLAFIVYPDVVTRLPISPLWSFLFFFMLLTLGMGSEFALLETIMTAVQDLYPALRQKKTWVVLTVCILGFLSGLTVCTDGGMYILQLMDSYAASWAVFLMAIIECVLIGWVHGAQEFIIEVELMIGQRSRNFHKYFSIFWKYISPATLTLLMVFNAIQYEPLEYDTYVYPGWANAIGWLMALAPIMMIIAIAVFRLLTTHRDLPFKKRVKELLKHTSGWGPNKFQKAEEEENRNRTIENPNFTVGNPQETRI from the exons ACGCCGTCATCACTTGCTGAAGATGTTTCCAGTAGTGCAGTTCTTACACAGTTGGATGGGGATGGTCTCGTGGAACGGGGGAACTGGAGTGGACGGTTCGATTTCCTCATGTCCTTATTGGGGTATTCCGTGGGTCTCGGCAACGTGTGGAGGTTTCCCTACCTAGCATACAGCAATGGAGGGg GGGcatttcttttcccttttatatTGATGTTGATATTAATTGGAACACCATTGATGTTTATGGAGCTTGCTTTCGGCCAGTTTGCATCTCTGGGTCCAGCTGCTATCTTCGACCGATTCTGTCCTTTATTTCATG GTCTTGGTATTGCCATGATATGTGTATCAAGTCTGGTGGCTGTCTACTATACAGTAATTATAGCCTGGACAATTCTGTACCTGTTCATGTCGTTTACATCAGAACTTCCTTGGGAAAGCTGTGGAGAAGAATGGAAAACACAAT TTTGTTACACTTACAAAGAAGCAGACGCTTGTGCCAAAATAAACGGCAGTGTATATTATAATCAAACTTGCTTCAACGCAACATATGCTGCATCAGAAAACATAGTAGAACTTGCCAAAAATTCATCAATACGACATGTTCCAGCTCAAGATTTCTTTGA GCGCCATGTCTTGAACATATCTTCTGGTATTGAACACTTAGGTGATATCAGATGGCAGGTTGTCCTGTGTCTTCTTTGTGCATGGACTttgacatttttctctctcagtaAAGGAGTGAAATCAACAGGAAAA GTGGTGTATTTCACTGCGCTATTCCCCTATGTTGTACTTTGTATCCTGTTTGTTCGAGGTGTGACGTTACCTGGTTCATTAAAAGGAATTATATTTTACGTCACTCCAGAGTTCCACTTATTAAAATCTGCTAAG GTGTGGAAAGAAGCAGCTGTGCAGATATTTTTCTCACTTAGTCCAGCCTGGGGCGGACTGATAACACTTGCCAGTTATAACAAGTTCCATAACAACTGTTATAA aGATGCATTGATTGTATCAATTGGCAACATTTGTACCAGCATTTTTGCTGGTTTTGTTATATTCTCTATCATTGGTTATTTGGCGAATGAACTCGATATGCCTGTTGATAAAGTTGTTGATCAAG GTGCTGGTTTAGCATTCATTGTATACCCTGATGTTGTAACCAGGTTACCAATATCTCCATTGTggtccttcctctttttcttcatgCTGTTGACTCTTGGAATGGGGAGTGAA tttGCTCTCTTGGAAACCATTATGACTGCTGTACAAGATCTGTATCCAGCTCTACGGCAGAAAAAAACATGGGTTGTTTTAACAGTTTGCATACTTGGTTTCCTCTCTGGTCTTACGGTTTGTACTGAT gGTGGCATGTATATCCTGCAACTGATGGACTCGTACGCGGCCAGTTGGGCTGTTTTCCTAATGGCTATCATTGAATGTGTTCTCATTGGATGGGTTCATG GAGCTCAGGAGTTTATCATTGAAGTTGAATTGATGATTGGTCAGCGCAGCCGaaatttccataaatatttcTCTATCTTCTGGAAATATATCTCACCTGCAACATTGACG CTGTTGATGGTCTTCAATGCTATCCAATACGAACCTCTGGAATATGATACGTACGTCTACCCTGGCTGGGCTAATGCTATTGGCTGGTTAATGGCATTGGCACCTATCATGATGATAATTGCTATTGCTGTTTTCAGATTATTAACAACTCACAGAGACCTCCCATTCAAAAAG agaGTAAAAGAACTGCTGAAACACACTTCAGGATGGGGTCCAAACAAGTTTCAaaaagctgaagaagaagaaaatcgtAACAGAACAATAGAAAACCCCAATTTCACAGTTGGTAATCCACAGGAGACAAGGATATAA
- the LOC106870669 gene encoding sodium-dependent proline transporter isoform X2 — translation MRGTEKYSDPRSAEEGTTRKSTTWLNEPYRGTAINDTPSSLAEDVSSSAVLTQLDGDGLVERGNWSGRFDFLMSLLGYSVGLGNVWRFPYLAYSNGGGAFLFPFILMLILIGTPLMFMELAFGQFASLGPAAIFDRFCPLFHGLGIAMICVSSLVAVYYTVIIAWTILYLFMSFTSELPWESCGEEWKTQFCYTYKEADACAKINGSVYYNQTCFNATYAASENIVELAKNSSIRHVPAQDFFERHVLNISSGIEHLGDIRWQVVLCLLCAWTLTFFSLSKGVKSTGKVVYFTALFPYVVLCILFVRGVTLPGSLKGIIFYVTPEFHLLKSAKVWKEAAVQIFFSLSPAWGGLITLASYNKFHNNCYKDALIVSIGNICTSIFAGFVIFSIIGYLANELDMPVDKVVDQGAGLAFIVYPDVVTRLPISPLWSFLFFFMLLTLGMGSEFALLETIMTAVQDLYPALRQKKTWVVLTVCILGFLSGLTVCTDGGMYILQLMDSYAASWAVFLMAIIECVLIGWVHGAQEFIIEVELMIGQRSRNFHKYFSIFWKYISPATLTLLMVFNAIQYEPLEYDTYVYPGWANAIGWLMALAPIMMIIAIAVFRLLTTHRDLPFKKRVKELLKHTSGWGPNKFQKAEEEENRNRTIENPNFTVGNPQETRI, via the exons ACGCCGTCATCACTTGCTGAAGATGTTTCCAGTAGTGCAGTTCTTACACAGTTGGATGGGGATGGTCTCGTGGAACGGGGGAACTGGAGTGGACGGTTCGATTTCCTCATGTCCTTATTGGGGTATTCCGTGGGTCTCGGCAACGTGTGGAGGTTTCCCTACCTAGCATACAGCAATGGAGGGg GGGcatttcttttcccttttatatTGATGTTGATATTAATTGGAACACCATTGATGTTTATGGAGCTTGCTTTCGGCCAGTTTGCATCTCTGGGTCCAGCTGCTATCTTCGACCGATTCTGTCCTTTATTTCATG GTCTTGGTATTGCCATGATATGTGTATCAAGTCTGGTGGCTGTCTACTATACAGTAATTATAGCCTGGACAATTCTGTACCTGTTCATGTCGTTTACATCAGAACTTCCTTGGGAAAGCTGTGGAGAAGAATGGAAAACACAAT TTTGTTACACTTACAAAGAAGCAGACGCTTGTGCCAAAATAAACGGCAGTGTATATTATAATCAAACTTGCTTCAACGCAACATATGCTGCATCAGAAAACATAGTAGAACTTGCCAAAAATTCATCAATACGACATGTTCCAGCTCAAGATTTCTTTGA GCGCCATGTCTTGAACATATCTTCTGGTATTGAACACTTAGGTGATATCAGATGGCAGGTTGTCCTGTGTCTTCTTTGTGCATGGACTttgacatttttctctctcagtaAAGGAGTGAAATCAACAGGAAAA GTGGTGTATTTCACTGCGCTATTCCCCTATGTTGTACTTTGTATCCTGTTTGTTCGAGGTGTGACGTTACCTGGTTCATTAAAAGGAATTATATTTTACGTCACTCCAGAGTTCCACTTATTAAAATCTGCTAAG GTGTGGAAAGAAGCAGCTGTGCAGATATTTTTCTCACTTAGTCCAGCCTGGGGCGGACTGATAACACTTGCCAGTTATAACAAGTTCCATAACAACTGTTATAA aGATGCATTGATTGTATCAATTGGCAACATTTGTACCAGCATTTTTGCTGGTTTTGTTATATTCTCTATCATTGGTTATTTGGCGAATGAACTCGATATGCCTGTTGATAAAGTTGTTGATCAAG GTGCTGGTTTAGCATTCATTGTATACCCTGATGTTGTAACCAGGTTACCAATATCTCCATTGTggtccttcctctttttcttcatgCTGTTGACTCTTGGAATGGGGAGTGAA tttGCTCTCTTGGAAACCATTATGACTGCTGTACAAGATCTGTATCCAGCTCTACGGCAGAAAAAAACATGGGTTGTTTTAACAGTTTGCATACTTGGTTTCCTCTCTGGTCTTACGGTTTGTACTGAT gGTGGCATGTATATCCTGCAACTGATGGACTCGTACGCGGCCAGTTGGGCTGTTTTCCTAATGGCTATCATTGAATGTGTTCTCATTGGATGGGTTCATG GAGCTCAGGAGTTTATCATTGAAGTTGAATTGATGATTGGTCAGCGCAGCCGaaatttccataaatatttcTCTATCTTCTGGAAATATATCTCACCTGCAACATTGACG CTGTTGATGGTCTTCAATGCTATCCAATACGAACCTCTGGAATATGATACGTACGTCTACCCTGGCTGGGCTAATGCTATTGGCTGGTTAATGGCATTGGCACCTATCATGATGATAATTGCTATTGCTGTTTTCAGATTATTAACAACTCACAGAGACCTCCCATTCAAAAAG agaGTAAAAGAACTGCTGAAACACACTTCAGGATGGGGTCCAAACAAGTTTCAaaaagctgaagaagaagaaaatcgtAACAGAACAATAGAAAACCCCAATTTCACAGTTGGTAATCCACAGGAGACAAGGATATAA